In Nicotiana tabacum cultivar K326 chromosome 19, ASM71507v2, whole genome shotgun sequence, one DNA window encodes the following:
- the LOC107821964 gene encoding glutathione transferase GST 23: protein MAEELKLHRTWSSPFGLRAVWALHIKGIQYETIFEDLSQKSPELLQHNPVHKKIPVLVHKGKPICESLVILEYIDETWKEAPLLPQDPYEKAIARFWAKFGEDKLLPSIWSVFTGQGNEKNEALGPAVQNLELLEEQLKEKKFFGGEKIGYLDLSLGLLAYLRDVFEEVIDLKLFDAGKFPLLSAWMDNFYDAPVIKEHWPPRDKLITKFQLLHENYQTANAPK, encoded by the exons ATGGCAGAAGAACTCAAGCTTCACAGAACATGGTCGAGCCCATTTGGTTTGAGGGCCGTTTGGGCGCTACATATCAAAGGAATCCAATATGAAACCATTTTTGAAGATTTAAGCCAGAAGAGCCCTGAACTCCTGCAGCATAATCCTGTTCACAAAAAGATTCCTGTGCTTGTACACAAAGGCAAACCAATCTGTGAATCACTGGTAATTCTCGAGTATATTGACGAGACTTGGAAGGAAGCTCCTTTGTTACCTCAGGACCCTTATGAAAAAGCCATAGCACGTTTTTGGGCAAAATTTGGGGAGGACAAG CTTCTTCCATCAATATGGAGTGTATTCACAGGACAAGGAAACGAGAAAAACGAAGCTCTTGGTCCAGCAGTACAAAATCTAGAACTCCTTGAAGAGCAACTGAAAGAGAAGAAATTTTTTGGTGGAGAGAAAATAGGATACCTGGACCTTTCACTTGGTTTGTTGGCATATCTTCGTGATGTATTTGAAGAGGTAATCGACCTGAAGTTGTTCGATGCAGGCAAATTTCCTCTCTTGTCAGCATGGATGGATAACTTTTATGATGCTCCAGTAATCAAAGAGCACTGGCCACCTCGAGACAAATTAATAACCAAATTCCAGCTGCTTCATGAAAATTATCAGACAGCAAATGCTCCTAAATGA
- the LOC107821963 gene encoding pentatricopeptide repeat-containing protein At3g03580-like: MKLIKLGSAGQRTDDCFHILLSRALSSVKNRTNLHKVHSLIVISGQHQSTFFCGKLISKYSEFKDPASSLSIFRINSPTHNVYLWNTIIRAMTHNGLFSKALDFYTQMRKLNVKPDNYTFPSIINSCGNLLDLKMAEIVHDVLEMGFGSDLYICNALIDMYARMKELGRAREVFDKMPHRDVVSWNSLISGYNANGCWEEAVEAFREGRLLGVVADTFTVSSVLPACGGLMEVEQGQTVHGLVEKSGFKGDTTVSNGLLSMYFKFERLLDCQRIFDEMIVRDTVTWNIIICGFSRSGLHQESINLFREMVCEYQPDLVTITSVLQACGHLGDLRFGRYVHDFILKHRYECDTTASNIIINMYAKCGALAAARQVFDTMKSWDLVSWNSMISGYVENGFNKEAVDLFKIMRIDVQPDSVTFVTLLSTCTKLMDVDFARELHSDIIRRGYDSTLIVGNALLDVYAKCGKMEHSVWQFEIMNTRDIVTWNTIIAACGHYDESYVGLKMLSRMRMEGIMPDVATLLGSLPLCSLLAAKRQGKELHGFIIRLNFESHVPVGNALIEMYSKTGSLKSAISVFEHMRIKDVVTWTTMISAYGMYGEGMKALRSFQQMKERGTVPDHIVFVAVIYACSHSCLVQEGRACFNQMRKEYNIEPRIEHYACMVDLLSRSGLLTEAEDFILSMPLQPDASMWGALLSACRASGDTKTAERVVERLVELNSDDPGYNVLASNVYATLGKWDQVRTIRKSLKARGLKKDPGCSWVEIRSRVFIFGTGDRSFQQYKQVNELIEDLNSAMDKEGYVADLKFVLHDVGEDEKINFLCGHSERLAIAFGLLNTKEGSPLQVMKNLRVCGDCHTWTKYVSKIVQREILVRDANRFHLFKDGTCSCRDYW; encoded by the coding sequence ATGAAGCTCATAAAGCTTGGCAGTGCAGGCCAAAGAACCGACGATTGCTTCCATATTTTGCTCTCAAGAGCATTATCATCTGTTAAAAACCGAACTAATCTCCACAAAGTTCATTCTCTCATAGTAATTTCAGGCCAGCACCAATCAACATTCTTCTGTGGAAAACTCATTTCAAAGTACTCCGAGTTCAAAGACCCTGCTTCTTCATTATCCATTTTCCGCATAAATTCACCTACCCATAATGTTTACTTATGGAATACTATCATTAGAGCCATGACCCATAATGGGTTATTCTCTAAAGCATTAGACTTTTATACCCAAATGAGAAAATTAAATGTTAAGCCGGATAATTATACTTTTCCTTCGATTATTAACTCGTGTGGCAATTTACTGGATCTTAAAATGGCTGAAATTGTTCATGATGTTTTGGAGATGGGTTTTGGATCAGATTTGTATATATGTAATGCTTTGATTGATATGTATGCGCGGATGAAGGAACTAGGGAGAGCTCGtgaggtgtttgataaaatgcctcaTAGAGATGTGGTTTCTTGGAATAGTTTGATTTCGGGGTATAATGCGAATGGGTGTTGGGAAGAGGCGGTGGAAGCTTTTCGGGAGGGAAGGTTACTGGGTGTTGTGGCTGATACTTTTACCGTGTCTAGTGTTTTACCTGCATGTGGGGGTTTGATGGAGGTTGAACAGGGTCAGACAGTTCATGGGTTGGTGGAGAAGAGTGGATTTAAGGGAGATACGACTGTGAGTAACGGACTTCTTTCGATGTACTTTAAGTTTGAGAGGCTGTTGGACTGTCAGCGAATCTTTGATGAGATGATAGTTAGAGATACTGTCACTTGGAATATCATTATTTGTGGGTTTTCTCGCTCCGGGTTGCATCAGGAGTCCATCAACTTGTTTCGAGAAATGGTTTGTGAGTATCAGCCGGATCTGGTTACAATTACTTCTGTTTTACAAGCTTGTGGACATTTGGGGGATTTAAGATTCGGAAGATATGTTCATGACTTTATTTTGAAACATAGATATGAATGTGATACTACTGCTAGCAATATCATAATTAATATGTATGCAAAATGTGGTGCTTTAGCAGCTGCAAGGCAAGTATTTGACACCATGAAAAGTTGGGATTTGGTCTCATGGAACTCAATGATTAGTGGCTATGTTGAAAATGGTTTTAATAAGGAAGCAGTAGATCTGTTTAAGATAATGAGGATAGACGTGCAACCAGATTCTGTAACCTTTGTGACACTTCTGTCAACCTGTACAAAGTTGATGGACGTGGATTTCGCAAGAGAGCTCCACTCTGATATAATTAGGAGAGGATATGATTCCACTCTTATTGTGGGCAATGCTCTTCTAGATGTGTATGCCAAATGTGGTAAAATGGAGCATTCAGTGTGGCAATTTGAAATCATGAATACTAGAGATATTGTAACGTGGAATACTATTATTGCTGCATGTGGTCATTATGATGAAAGTTACGTAGGTTTAAAGATGCTCAGTAGGATGAGAATGGAAGGTATCATGCCAGATGTTGCTACCCTTTTAGGTTCGTTGCCTTTGTGTTCCTTGCTTGCTGCCAAAAGACAGGGGAAAGAGCTGCATGGCTTCATTATCAGGCTCAATTTTGAGTCACATGTCCCTGTTGGAAATGCACTGATCGAAATGTACTCCAAAACTGGGAGTTTAAAGAGTGCAATCTCGGTCTTTGAGCACATGAGGATCAAAGACGTGGTGACGTGGACAACAATGATCTCTGCATATGGAATGTATGGCGAAGGAATGAAAGCTCTCAGATCTTTTCAACAGATGAAGGAGAGGGGTACTGTTCCCGATCATATTGTTTTTGTTGCCGTTATATATGCATGTAGCCATTCTTGTTTAGTGCAAGAAGGCCGTGCTTGCTTTAACCAAATGAGAAAAGAATACAACATTGAGCCTAGGATTGAACATTATGCTTGCATGGTTGATCTTTTATCACGTTCTGGTCTACTAACTGAAGCAGAGGACTTTATCCTTTCTATGCCGCTGCAACCTGATGCAAGTATGTGGGGAGCTCTACTTAGTGCTTGTCGAGCTAGTGGAGATACCAAGACTGCTGAACGTGTTGTAGAACGTCTTGTTGAATTGAACTCTGACGATCCTGGGTATAATGTTTTAGCTTCCAACGTATATGCCACCTTAGGGAAGTGGGACCAAGTAAGAACAATACGAAAATCCTTGAAAGCTAGAGGACTCAAAAAAGACCCAGGATGTAGTTGGGTTGAAATTCGCAGCAGAGTTTTTATTTTTGGCACTGGGGATAGGTCTTTTCAACAATACAAACAAGTCAATGAGCTCATAGAGGACCTCAACAGTGCAATGGATAAGGAAGGTTATGTTGCTGACTTAAAATTTGTTTTGCATGATGTCGGTGAAGATGAGAAGATAAATTTTCTTTGTGGGCATAGTGAAAGACTTGCTATAGCATTTGGATTATTGAACACAAAAGAAGGTTCACCTTTGCAAGTAATGAAGAATCTCCGGGTTTGTGGGGATTGCCACACTTGGACCAAGTATGTGTCAAAAATTGTGCAGAGGGAAATACTAGTTAGAGATGCAAATCGCTTTCACTTGTTCAAGGATGGGACATGTAGCTGCAGAGACTACTGGTGA